A genome region from Arachis duranensis cultivar V14167 chromosome 6, aradu.V14167.gnm2.J7QH, whole genome shotgun sequence includes the following:
- the LOC107492847 gene encoding uncharacterized protein LOC107492847 yields MIKLLCRLCSHLRWPKRRRFRKSNRNKSTLTTSTCSSALVHPNKKPQKPIRVATFNAALFSMAPAVPTNNDEEQNARCDLKPKSILKHSPLHPITSVVPPPERQSKLRVSINLPDNEISLLRSRQSSFSEHEREGGGSSWRWRSVVMRQCNSFSGVEGNDVYGIKSRKTVLEVLRELDADVLALQDVKADEQNDMKPLSDLAKALGMNYVFADSWAPEYGNAVLSRWPIKRSNVQKLFDHTDFRNVLKATIDVPEAGEMNFYCTHLDHLDENWRMKQINAIIQSNNDEPHILAGGLNSLDESDYSQERWTDIVKYYEEIGKPTPKVEVMKYLKSKHYTDAKDYSGECESVVMIAKGQSVQGTCKYGTRVDYILSSSDSTYKFVAGSYLVLSSKGTSDHHIVKVDVVKENNSILNSSPLQEENNNVTKKQQRMKTQPSPSTCIWNKNTYGRDID; encoded by the exons ATGATCAAGCTCCTCTGCCGTCTCTGTTCGCACCTCCGGTGGCCAAAACGGCGCCGTTTCCGCAAATCGAACCGAAACAAAAGCACCCTAACCACCAGCACTTGTTCATCAGCATTGGTTCACCCAAACAAGAAACCGCAGAAACCAATCCGCGTAGCAACCTTCAACGCCGCACTCTTCTCCATGGCACCAGCGGTCCCCACCAACAACGACGAAGAACAAAACGCGCGCTGTGATCTCAAACCCAAAAGCATTCTCAAGCACTCTCCTCTTCACCCAATAACTTCGGTTGTTCCACCACCGGAACGTCAATCGAAGCTGAGAGTTTCCATCAACCTACCAGATAACGAGATTTCGCTTCTGAGAAGCAGACAGTCGAGCTTCTCGGAGCACGAGAGAGAAGGAGGAGGGTCTTCTTGGCGATGGAGAAGCGTGGTGATGAGACAGTGCAACAGCTTCTCCGGCGTGGAAGGGAATGATGTGTACGGAATAAAGAGCCGGAAGACGGTGCTGGAGGTTCTGAGGGAGTTGGACGCTGACGTTTTGGCTTTGCAGGATGTGAAGGCGGACGAACAAAACGACATGAAGCCATTGTCGGATTTGGCCAAAGCTTTGGGCATGAACTACGTCTTTGCTGATAGCTGGGCTCCTGAATACGGCAACGCCGTTTTGTCCAGGTGGCCCATCAAACGATCCAACGTTCAGAAACTCTTCGACCACACCGATTTCAG GAATGTTCTGAAGGCCACTATCGATGTACCTGAAGCTGGTGAAATGAACTTTTACTGCACCCATCTTGATCATCTTGATGAGAATTGGAGGATGAAGCAGATTAATGCAATAATCCAGTCTAATAATGATGAGCCTCACATCTTAGCTGGAGGGCTTAACTCACTTGATGAATCAGATTACTCACAAGAAAGATGGACTGATATTGTTAAG taCTATGAAGAGATTGGAAAACCAACACCAAAGGTTGAAGTGATGAAATATCTAAAGAGTAAGCACTACACGGATGCTAAGGACTATTCAGGGGAATGTGAGTCTGTAGTGATGATTGCCAAAGGACAAA GTGTGCAAGGGACATGTAAGTATGGAACAAGGGTAGATTACATATTATCATCATCAGATTCAACATATAAGTTCGTAGCAGGGTCCTATCTTGTGCTTTCTTCCAAAGGGACTTCAGATCATCACATAGTCAAAGTTGATGTGGTTAAAGAAAATAATAGCATTCTAAACAGTAGTCCTCTTCaagaagaaaacaataatgtaaCAAAGAAGCAGCAGAGAATGAAAACACAGCCAAGTCCATCAACTTGTATATGGAACAAAAACACATACGGGAGAGATATAgattga
- the LOC107492746 gene encoding uncharacterized protein LOC107492746 — protein sequence MNWQGVFVYGNPVFQKRRRLWQELTVNNGSREEPQAFLGDFNDILNQDEKVGLHPQPRIYLNTFKRFVDENLLMDIDLKGSRYTWYSNPRNNFVTRERLDRVLVNWKWLNIHQNAILKAAPAISSDHCALILETQPRDRIKKEFKFEAFWAEHEECEEVIRRSWEHQVENRNWWSQFNRNRSKCIRELTEWSRRKFKRADKELEKKKEELHQLQEGNMTDRDQIKEKKLKNQITELWKQEEKYWGQRSRLKWLKWGDKNTAFFHATTIQRRMRNRIDKLKNEAGHWIQGDRDIMRLVETHFTKLFTSEGDRNIEDCIREIPTRVTKEMNDELMGEIKDEEIKNAVFSTGRLKAPGPDGLNGLFFQKHWDILGKEVCGVVREIFEKGRLPEDIGETIVVLIPKVKQPENLNHLRPISCCNFIYKVVTKVLVGRLRRILDVIISPVQSAFIKGILIQDNIIVVQEVFHKLNRKGNNGGNDIAIKLDMNKAYDRLEWNFLQRVLEKFGFSREWVRLMMSCVKSATYRFKINGKLTAKIHPQRGLRQGDPLSPYLFILAAESFTILMEKALTNNLISGIKLAPTAPVLTHLLFADDCIIFAEAQEEEIYQVIQILNKYTEASGQRINIQKSGLIFGRQVSIQRRVNIEEITGMASWEEPGKYLGLPATWGRSKNKALEWIQEKSLDKMQGWKEKLLNQAGKEVLIKAVIQAIPVYTMNIIKFPKSFHRKIESAIAKFWWTNSGKDRSIHWKSWTSMTRNKLNGGLGFKDFECQNTALLAKQTWRLLKEEDAIWARILKAIYYPNSSLWEAGRGRNASWIWKSILEGRDFLRRKGRWSVGSGTGIDIWEDNWVIGIGKLKRIGETQHRKVSELIREGEGWDLQKIRDIFHGEELKLITRTPISLINKKDHLIWPYRNDGQYSVRSGYQAAKKEKDTKMETTQGKASTSHNLKEIWKRIWRLPVPKKVKMFLWKAVHGILPVNANLHQHRSIPTPICSICQEQEETTEHMLLLCPWTRAVWFGSNLQIVPKASNVRTFEQWLLTTMDKIRAETGNEHEKVLCNLGCICWCIWKARNKHIFQQTKLNPQQTIIQSQQIAAEHIIATKELNRDNNDITGRNGEKRRITWRPPPRSKVKINIDAAFHRETGIAASAAIIRDWQGNIITGITSKFKTISVLAAEAQAYREAIILTKNLQISNCIIESDCLPLVQAIKARTPLAEADAIIRDILLMLEEAPNVRATWTPREGNVLAHQLAAMAAGNQLQRRWAVSPPVQVRNIIRKEAGFANIHNKHHNQIQDNQISASTNLQQDRNDEPLQGRVESEAWVRLVAQGDRQPQLTFSLSPTNDSTMDNSVTPAKLEGRIQPRFLAGQNHDRHRSGSGGTTNTRSPLEGRIQ from the coding sequence ATGAATTGGCAGGGAGTATTTGTGTATGGAAATCCAGTCTTCCAGAAGCGAAGAAGACTATGGCAGGAGTTAACGGTTAATAATGGGAGCAGGGAAGAACCTCAAGCGTTTTTGGGGGACTTTAATGATATTCTAAATCAAGATGAAAAGGTAGGTCTCCATCCACAACCAAGAATTTATTTGAATACTTTTAAAAGGTTTGTAGATGAGAATCTTTTAATGGATATTGATCTTAAAGGGAGTAGGTACACTTGGTATAGTAACCCAAGAAATAACTTTGTCACTAGGGAAAGGCTAGATAGGGTGTTAGTGAATTGGAAATGGTTGAATATACATCAGAATGCTATTCTAAAAGCCGCTCCGGCCATAAGTTCGGACCACTGCGCCCTTATTTTGGAAACACAACCGAGAGATCggataaaaaaagaattcaaatttGAGGCCTTTTGGGCTGAGCATGAGGAGTGTGAAGAGGTAATTAGAAGAAGTTGGGAGCATCAAGTAGAAAACAGAAACTGGTGGAGTCAGTTTAACAGAAACAGGAGCAAATGCATAAGGGAATTGACAGAGTGGAGCAGGAGAAAGTTCAAAAGAGCAGATAAAGagttagaaaaaaagaaagaagagctACATCAACTGCAGGAGGGTAATATGACAGACAGAGATcagataaaagaaaagaaattgaagaaccAGATAACTGAGCTTTGGAAACAAGAAGAGAAATATTGGGGGCAAAGATCAAGGTTGAAATGGCTAAAATGGGGAGACAAAAACACGGCCTTCTTTCATGCAACAACCATACAAAGAAGAATGAGGAATAGGAtagacaaattaaaaaatgaggCTGGACATTGGATTCAGGGAGACAGAGACATAATGAGGCTAGTAGAAACACACTTCACCAAATTGTTCACTTCAGAAGGGGATAGGAACATAGAAGATTGCATAAGAGAAATTCCTACAAGGGTTACAAAAGAGATGAATGATGAATTGATGGGAGAGATAAAAGATGAGGAGATCAAGAACGCAGTTTTTAGCACGGGAAGATTAAAGGCCCCGGGACCAGACGGGTTAAACGGACTTTTTTTCCAAAAGCATTGGGACATTTTGGGTAAGGAAGTCTGTGGAGTCGTGAGGGAAATCTTTGAAAAAGGCAGGTTACCAGAAGACATAGGAGAAACAATTGTGGTTTTGATTCCCAAAGTTAAGCAACCGGAAAACTTGAACCATCTCAGACCCATAAGCTGCTGTAATTTCATATATAAGGTTGTAACGAAGGTTTTGGTTGGAAGGTTAAGGAGAATTCTTGATGTCATCATATCTCCAGTGCAGAGCGCATTTATAAAAGGCATACTAATACAAGATAATATAATAGTTGTGCAGGAAGTTTTCCACAAATTgaacagaaaaggaaataaTGGAGGCAATGACATAGCCATCAAATTGGACATGAACAAGGCTTATGACAGACTGGAATGGAATTTCTTGCAAAGGGTTTTGGAAAAGTTTGGCTTCAGCAGAGAATGGGTGAGACTGATGATGAGTTGCGTTAAGAGTGCCACTTATAGATTCAAAATCAATGGAAAATTGACAGCCAAGATCCACCCTCAAAGGGGACTCAGACAAGGAGATCCTTTATCGCCCTATCTATTTATCCTAGCAGCGGAAAGCTTTACCATACTGATGGAAAAGGCGTTGACTAATAACCTCATTTCAGGAATTAAATTAGCCCCAACTGCACCGGTCTTAACTCACCTATTATTCGCGGATGATTGTATCATTTTTGCTGAAGCGCAAGAAGAGGAGATTTACCAAGTAATTCAGATCTTAAACAAGTACACAGAAGCATCAGGTCAGAGAATAAACATTCAGAAATCAGGTCTGATCTTCGGAAGGCAGGTATCAATTCAGAGGAGAGTTAATATTGAAGAGATCACAGGAATGGCATCGTGGGAAGAACCAGGAAAATACTTAGGATTACCAGCTACATGGGGCAGATCCAAGAACAAGGCGCTAGAATGGATACAAGAGAAGAGTTTAGATAAAATGcaaggatggaaagaaaaacttttaaatcaagCGGGGAAGGAGGTTTTGATAAAAGCTGTTATACAAGCGATTCCAGTCTATACCATGAACATTATCAAATTTCCCAAGTCTTTTCACAGAAAAATCGAATCAGCAATTGCGAAATTCTGGTGGACTAACTCAGGCAAGGATAGAAGTATTCACTGGAAGAGCTGGACAAGTATGACTAGAAACAAACTGAACGGAGGATTGGGTTTTAAGGATTTTGAGTGCCAAAACACAGCTCTCTTGGCTAAACAAACTTGGAGGCTCCTAAAAGAGGAAGATGCAATATGGGCCCGGATTCTAAAGGCCATTTATTATCCTAATAGCAGCCTATGGGAAGCGGGGAGAGGAAGGAACGCATCATGGATATGGAAGAGCATCTTGGAAGGCAGAGATTTTCTTAGAAGGAAGGGTAGGTGGAGTGTAGGAAGCGGAACAGGAATAGATATTTGGGAAGATAATTGGGTGATTGGAATAGGAAAATTGAAGAGAATTGGAGAAACTCAGCATAGGAAAGTCAGCGAGCTAATAAGAGAAGGCGAGGGCTGGGATTTACAAAAAATTAGGGACATTTTTCATGGGGAAGAGCTTAAACTGATAACTAGAACGCCCATCAGCTTGATCAACAAGAAGGACCATCTTATTTGGCCATATAGGAATGATGGACAGTACTCAGTCAGATCAGGATACCAAGCAGCAAAGAAGGAGAAAGACACAAAGATGGAGACAACGCAAGGAAAAGCTTCAACAAGCCATAACTTGAAGGAGATTTGGAAGAGGATTTGGAGATTACCGGTTCCGAAAAAGGTCAAAATGTTTCTTTGGAAAGCGGTGCATGGAATTCTACCAGTGAACGCAAATTTACATCAGCACAGGAGTATACCAACACCTATATGCAGCATATGCCAAGAACAAGAGGAGACTACAGAACATATGTTGTTATTGTGCCCTTGGACTAGAGCGGTGTGGTTTGGTTCTAATCTTCAAATTGTGCCTAAAGCTTCTAATGTAAGAACATTTGAACAATGGTTACTGACTACAATGGACAAAATCAGGGCTGAGACAGGAAATGAACATGAAAAAGTATTGTGCAACCTAGGATGCATATGTTGGTGCATTTGGAAGGCAAGGAACAAACACATTTTTCAGCAAACAAAACTCAATCCACAACAAACAATAATTCAATCACAACAGATTGCAGCAGAACACATAATAGCAACAAAGGAACTAAACAGAGACAACAATGATATAACAGGAAGGAatggagagaagagaagaatcaCCTGGAGGCCTCCTCCTCGCAGCAAGGTAAAAATCAACATAGACGCGGCCTTTCACAGGGAAACAGGAATCGCAGCATCAGCAGCAATAATCAGGGACTGGCAAGGAAACATCATTACAGGAataacatcaaaattcaaaacaatatCAGTTTTAGCAGCTGAAGCACAAGCATATAGAGAAGCTATTATTCTCACAAAAAATCTCCAGATAAGTAACTGTATAATCGAATCAGATTGCTTACCCCTAGTTCAAGCGATCAAGGCCAGAACGCCCTTagctgaagcagatgcaataATCAGGGACATTCTGCTTATGCTGGAAGAAGCGCCGAATGTAAGAGCTACTTGGACTCCACGCGAAGGCAACGTCTTAGCCCACCAACTGGCAGCGATGGCAGCAGGAAATCAGCTTCAGAGGCGTTGGGCAGTATCTCCGCCTGTACAGGTCAGGAACATAATCAGAAAGGAAGCCGGTTTCGCCAATATTCACAACAAACATCACAATCAAATTCAAGACAACCAGATTTCAGCTTCAACCAACCTTCAACAAGATCGAAATGATGAACCATTACAGGGGCGAGTGGAATCTGAAGCCTGGGTTAGGCTGGTAGCACAGGGGGATCGGCAACCTCAACTGACGTTTTCCCTAAGTCCAACGAATGACTCCACCATGGATAATAGCGTCACACCGGCGAAGCTCGAGGGTAGGATTCAACCCAGATTTCTGGCTGGGCAGAACCACGATCGGCACAGGAGCGGCAGCGGAGGAACCACGAACACACGATCACCATTGGAAGGAAGAATTCAATGA
- the LOC107492845 gene encoding exosome complex component RRP4 homolog has product MRGLQLPLTQTQKVRLQNALQQLESLSSKVNSDASVTVADSISVNHEEGVLKGHGTADINGDLVATLCGVVERVNKLVYVRALRSRYKPEVGDIVIGRVVEVSQKRWRLEINYSQDAVLMLSSMNMPDGVQRRRTAVDELNMRSIFEEKDVVCAEVRGFQRDGLHLQARSQKYGKLNRGQLLTVPPYLVKRQKQHYHHLEQYGVDLILGCNGFIWVGEHVEAKDDMVEDQVNHSNRNSASLEEQEKNYTALETRKYICRAANAIRVLSTLGFNMTLEIIKGVIDLSLSLNLDIHDMLGSEFYVLVAEKEAERRSSSKKKR; this is encoded by the exons atgagaggATTACAGTTACCGTTGACCCAAACTCAGAAGGTTCGTCTCCAGAACGCTCTGCAGCAGCTGGAGTCACTCTCCTCCAAGGTCAACTCCGATGCCTCCGTCACCGTCGCCGATTCCATTTCCGTTAACCACGAGGAAGGCGTCCTCAAGGGCCACGGAACCGCAGACATCAACGGCGACCTCGTTGCCACCCTCTGCGGCGTAGTTGAGCGCGTCAATAAGCTCGTCTATGTCCGCGCCCTGCGATCCAG GTACAAACCCGAAGTTGGAGACATCGTCATTGGACGTGTTGTCGAG GTTTCTCAAAAGCGTTGGAGGTTGGAGATAAATTACAGTCAAGATGCAGTTTTGATGCTTTCTTCTATGAATATGCCTGATGGTGTCCAG aGACGGCGGACAGCTGTGGATGAACTAAATATGCGTTCAATTTTTGAAGAGAAGGATGTTGTTTGT GCTGAAGTTCGTGGTTTCCAGCGTGATGGCTTACATCTTCAGGCAAGAAGTCAGAAATATGGGAAG CTGAACAGAGGTCAACTGCTAACAGTCCCACCTTACTTAGTTAAGAGGCAAAAGCAACATTATCATCATCTTGAGCAATATGGTGTTGATTTGATACTTGGATGTAATGGATTCATATGGGTTGGAGAACATGTTGAAGCCAAAGATGACATGGTAGAAGATCAAGTGAACCATTCCAATAGAAATTCAGCAAGCCTTGAAGAACAAGAGAAAAATTATACGGCATTGGAGACAAGAAAATACATATGCAGGGCTGCTAATGCTATTAGAGTATTATCTACTTTGGGTTTCAATATGACATTAGAAATCATCAAGGGAGTTATTGATTTAAGCCTTTCGCTAAATCTTGATATACATGATATGCTTGGTTCGGAGTTCTATGTTCTGGTTGCTGAAAAAGAGGCTGAAAGGAGAAGCTCAAGTAAAAAGAAGAGGTAG
- the LOC107492848 gene encoding probable indole-3-acetic acid-amido synthetase GH3.6 isoform X1 has translation MVEEESIIEKVEEYTKNAGFHQLETLRSILQHNSNVQYLQPFISHLDVNTFRTMVPLSSYDDYDDYINQMAEHGKQHHDPPLLSVDPLLCFFYSSGTSSMKPKLIPYFDSTLSQAASFIAHRGSTAVLHRFFPPRPGINKILWFLYADNITTTKCGFKVMAASSYSLQSGKAKPQQLAVYSSPPQVFLGSFVEHQMYCHLLCGVRNLEAIDAIRTPYAVGLVKAFGLLESKWEQLCDDLECGFPSIEVSDVAMREDVIKALGGPQLELSNRIRLICRGNNDNWGGIVYRLWPNIRYIRCVCTGSMMQYYPKLKYYAGEVPIVGGDYFASECCVGINLDIMQPPETTRFVILPTAAYFEFLPFNMNEESNDAADETVDLSSVEVGKMYEVVVTTYRGLYRYRLGDVVKVVGFYNKSPEVEFVMRAPKTHAEILTEKDLVSAIENFQLAVRGAMMKIEIVEFASFLDQESQPKQMKVFAEVQEESDFMEDKLEESTMILKRCISSLESGFGALYKVEKDKGQVGNLVVFILRPGAFDKLYEVAIRNGTPASQYKPPKIIRNHEIVTLLQKYSFVTLNDI, from the exons ATGGTAGAAGAGGAATCCATCATAGAGAAGGTGGAAGAGTACACCAAGAACGCAGGGTTTCACCAGTTGGAAACTCTACGCTCAATCCTTCAACACAATTCAAACGTGCAATATCTCCAACCATTTATCTCTCATCTTGATGTGAATACTTTCAGGACTATGGTGCCTCTGTCTTCCTATGATGACTATGATGACTACATCAATCAAATGGCAGAACATGGAAAACAACATCATGATCCTCCTCTTCTCTCTGTTGATCCCCTCCTCTGCTTCTTCTACAG CTCAGGAACAAGCTCCATGAAGCCCAAATTGATCCCTTATTTTGATTCAACCCTTTCCCAAGCTGCATCCTTTATTGCTCACAGAGGCAGCACTGCAGTTCTTCACAG GTTCTTTCCTCCAAGGCCAGGGATCAACAAGATCCTTTGGTTTCTCTATGCTGACAATATCACAACTACTAAATGCGGCTTCAAGGTTATGGCTGCATCTTCTTACTCTTTGCAGAGTGGTAAGGCCAAACCTCAACAACTTGCTGTCTATTCAAGCCCTCCACAAGTGTTTCTTGGATCTTTTGTTGAGCATCAAATGTATTGCCACCTTCTCTGCGGCGTAAGGAATCTCGAAGCAATCGATGCTATTCGAACCCCTTATGCTGTAGGATTGGTTAAGGCTTTTGGCCTTCTAGAGTCCAAATGGGAGCAGCTTTGTGATGATCTTGAATGTGGCTTCCCAAGTATTGAAGTTTCAGATGTGGCAATGAGGGAAGATGTGATTAAAGCACTTGGAGGGCCTCAACTGGAATTGTCAAACAGAATAAGGTTAATTTGTAGAGGTAATAATGATAATTGGGGTGGTATTGTTTATAGATTGTGGCCAAATATTCGTTATATAAGGTGTGTTTGCACTGGAAGCATGATGCAGTATTATCCAAAGCTGAAGTATTATGCAGGAGAGGTACCTATTGTTGGAGGAGATTACTTTGCTTCTGAGTGCTGTGTTGGCATAAATTTAGACATAATGCAACCTCCTGAGACGACACGATTCGTGATACTTCCAACGGCTGCATACTTTGAGTTTCTTCCATTTAACATGAATGAGGAGAGCAATGATGCTGCTGATGAAACAGTGGATCTTAGCAGTGTAGAGGTTGGGAAGATGTATGAAGTGGTTGTTACTACTTATAGAGGATTATATCGCTATCGGTTAGGCGATGTAGTGAAAGTTGTTGGATTCTATAACAAATCTCCAGAAGTAGAATTTGTGATGAGAGCACCTAAAACTCATGCTGAGATTCTAACAGAGAAGGACTTGGTTTCAGCAATTGAAAACTTTCAACTTGCAGTAAGGGGTGCCATGATGAAAATAGAGATAGTTGAGTTTGCAAGTTTCTTGGACCAGGAATCACAGCCAAAGCAGATGAAGGTGTTTGCAGAAGTTCAAGAGGAATCTGATTTCATGGAGGACAAACTAGAAGAGTCAACAATGATATTGAAAAGGTGTATTTCCTCACTTGAAAGTGGCTTTGGAGCTTTGTACAAGGTGGAGAAGGATAAGGGTCAAGTAGGGAACTTAGTGGTATTCATTCTAAGGCCTGGAGCATTTGATAAGTTATATGAAGTAGCCATTAGAAATGGAACACCAGCTAGTCAATATAAACCACCCAAGATTAtaagaaatcatgaaattgtCACACTCTTGCAAAAATATAGTTTTGTGACATTGAATGATATTTAG
- the LOC107492846 gene encoding protein RESISTANCE TO PHYTOPHTHORA 1, chloroplastic has translation MNTLFSPPSTISGLPHVNTNLPRFHSTIRTTFFPQQQPHSLLRGTLSARATSDEVDTRLQTLDGESQSPLSEEQLKLESDATEGTTTTTTSTSTSSSAPIDKELKKVAQKTAATFAPRASTATKNPAVPGTALYTVFEVQGYVSMLLGGALSFNLIFPSNEPDIWRLMGMWSIWMFTIPSLRARDCSKNEKEALNYLFLLIPLINVIIPFFWKSFAVVWSADTIAFFGMYAWKFGWLQKTD, from the exons ATGAACACTCTCTTCTCACCCCCTTCAACCATTTCGGGCCTTCCCCATGTGAATACAAATCTTCCTAGGTTCCATTCCACCATCAGAACCACCTTCTTCCCTCAGCAGCAGCCGCACTCTCTGCTCCGCGGCACGCTCTCTGCACGTGCCACTTCCGATGAGGTAGACACACGCTTACAAACACTGGATGGTGAATCCCAATCCCCACTCTCAGAGGAGCAGCTCAAATTGGAATCCGATGCTACCGAAGGAACCACTACCACTACCACTTCCACTtccacttcttcttctgctCCCATCGACAAGGAGCTTAAAAAG GTAGCTCAGAAGACAGCAGCTACCTTTGCACCAAGGGCTTCCACGGCTACAAAGAATCCTGCGGTGCCTGGAACTGCATTGTACACTGTTTTTGAGGTTCAAGGTTATGTATCAATGTTGTTGGGAGGAGCTTTGTCTTTCAATCTGATATTCCCTTCAAACGAACCTGACATTTGGAGATTAATGGGAATGTGGTCCATTTGGATGTTCA CAATTCCTTCTCTACGAGCTAGGGACTGCTCAAAGAATGAGAAGGAAGCTCTCAACTATCTTTTTCTCCTCATCCCATTGATCAATGTTATAATCCCATTCTTTTGGAAGTCCTTTGCTGTTGTTTGGTCGGCAGATACAATAGCCTTCTTTGGAATGTATGCCTGGAAG TTTGGGTGGTTGCAGAAAACAGACTAG
- the LOC107492848 gene encoding probable indole-3-acetic acid-amido synthetase GH3.6 isoform X2, producing MMTMMTTSIKWQNMENNIMILLFSLLIPSSASSTGTSSMKPKLIPYFDSTLSQAASFIAHRGSTAVLHRFFPPRPGINKILWFLYADNITTTKCGFKVMAASSYSLQSGKAKPQQLAVYSSPPQVFLGSFVEHQMYCHLLCGVRNLEAIDAIRTPYAVGLVKAFGLLESKWEQLCDDLECGFPSIEVSDVAMREDVIKALGGPQLELSNRIRLICRGNNDNWGGIVYRLWPNIRYIRCVCTGSMMQYYPKLKYYAGEVPIVGGDYFASECCVGINLDIMQPPETTRFVILPTAAYFEFLPFNMNEESNDAADETVDLSSVEVGKMYEVVVTTYRGLYRYRLGDVVKVVGFYNKSPEVEFVMRAPKTHAEILTEKDLVSAIENFQLAVRGAMMKIEIVEFASFLDQESQPKQMKVFAEVQEESDFMEDKLEESTMILKRCISSLESGFGALYKVEKDKGQVGNLVVFILRPGAFDKLYEVAIRNGTPASQYKPPKIIRNHEIVTLLQKYSFVTLNDI from the exons ATGATGACTATGATGACTACATCAATCAAATGGCAGAACATGGAAAACAACATCATGATCCTCCTCTTCTCTCTGTTGATCCCCTCCTCTGCTTCTTCTACAG GAACAAGCTCCATGAAGCCCAAATTGATCCCTTATTTTGATTCAACCCTTTCCCAAGCTGCATCCTTTATTGCTCACAGAGGCAGCACTGCAGTTCTTCACAG GTTCTTTCCTCCAAGGCCAGGGATCAACAAGATCCTTTGGTTTCTCTATGCTGACAATATCACAACTACTAAATGCGGCTTCAAGGTTATGGCTGCATCTTCTTACTCTTTGCAGAGTGGTAAGGCCAAACCTCAACAACTTGCTGTCTATTCAAGCCCTCCACAAGTGTTTCTTGGATCTTTTGTTGAGCATCAAATGTATTGCCACCTTCTCTGCGGCGTAAGGAATCTCGAAGCAATCGATGCTATTCGAACCCCTTATGCTGTAGGATTGGTTAAGGCTTTTGGCCTTCTAGAGTCCAAATGGGAGCAGCTTTGTGATGATCTTGAATGTGGCTTCCCAAGTATTGAAGTTTCAGATGTGGCAATGAGGGAAGATGTGATTAAAGCACTTGGAGGGCCTCAACTGGAATTGTCAAACAGAATAAGGTTAATTTGTAGAGGTAATAATGATAATTGGGGTGGTATTGTTTATAGATTGTGGCCAAATATTCGTTATATAAGGTGTGTTTGCACTGGAAGCATGATGCAGTATTATCCAAAGCTGAAGTATTATGCAGGAGAGGTACCTATTGTTGGAGGAGATTACTTTGCTTCTGAGTGCTGTGTTGGCATAAATTTAGACATAATGCAACCTCCTGAGACGACACGATTCGTGATACTTCCAACGGCTGCATACTTTGAGTTTCTTCCATTTAACATGAATGAGGAGAGCAATGATGCTGCTGATGAAACAGTGGATCTTAGCAGTGTAGAGGTTGGGAAGATGTATGAAGTGGTTGTTACTACTTATAGAGGATTATATCGCTATCGGTTAGGCGATGTAGTGAAAGTTGTTGGATTCTATAACAAATCTCCAGAAGTAGAATTTGTGATGAGAGCACCTAAAACTCATGCTGAGATTCTAACAGAGAAGGACTTGGTTTCAGCAATTGAAAACTTTCAACTTGCAGTAAGGGGTGCCATGATGAAAATAGAGATAGTTGAGTTTGCAAGTTTCTTGGACCAGGAATCACAGCCAAAGCAGATGAAGGTGTTTGCAGAAGTTCAAGAGGAATCTGATTTCATGGAGGACAAACTAGAAGAGTCAACAATGATATTGAAAAGGTGTATTTCCTCACTTGAAAGTGGCTTTGGAGCTTTGTACAAGGTGGAGAAGGATAAGGGTCAAGTAGGGAACTTAGTGGTATTCATTCTAAGGCCTGGAGCATTTGATAAGTTATATGAAGTAGCCATTAGAAATGGAACACCAGCTAGTCAATATAAACCACCCAAGATTAtaagaaatcatgaaattgtCACACTCTTGCAAAAATATAGTTTTGTGACATTGAATGATATTTAG